The Mesobacillus jeotgali genome window below encodes:
- the mobB gene encoding molybdopterin-guanine dinucleotide biosynthesis protein B, with product MALVRPLLFQVAGYQNSGKTTLSLRLIQQLTAAGLKVATIKHHGHGGRPEVVESKDSDKHVKAGAAVSLVEGGGRLVIQAENGSWSLSEEIDMLSFFKPDLILIEGHKQEPYPKAVILRNEDDIELMEKLENIQVVLCRDPELVNILKDTAVPVLDMEDGVDWITTHISNNL from the coding sequence ATGGCCTTGGTAAGACCGTTGCTGTTCCAGGTGGCAGGATATCAAAACAGCGGCAAGACCACTCTGAGCCTTAGATTGATCCAGCAATTGACAGCAGCAGGTCTGAAGGTCGCCACCATCAAGCATCATGGTCATGGAGGCAGGCCGGAGGTTGTTGAGTCAAAGGATTCAGATAAGCATGTAAAGGCAGGAGCTGCCGTTTCACTTGTCGAAGGCGGAGGCAGGTTAGTCATCCAGGCGGAAAACGGATCTTGGTCGCTTTCTGAAGAAATAGATATGCTTTCATTCTTCAAGCCAGATCTAATTTTAATAGAAGGCCATAAGCAGGAGCCATATCCTAAGGCTGTGATCCTTCGTAATGAGGACGATATAGAGCTAATGGAGAAGCTGGAAAATATCCAGGTCGTTTTATGCCGGGATCCGGAACTGGTGAATATATTGAAAGATACAGCTGTCCCTGTTCTCGATATGGAGGATGGAGTTGACTGGATTACAACGCACATTTCAAATAATCTTTAG
- a CDS encoding respiratory nitrate reductase subunit gamma has protein sequence MEMLHIFLWIVYPYSVVAIVAMGLVWQYDASREEGTRSKAGRLLLGVVKILMAASTATGIAIVLSSSIAYEPVLLFRWLISLAQLQPDRSLVTDVSILSKVHFIVVFLFLLSLAFTKEIYYLLKPHLYLKKIFLKLQFERRG, from the coding sequence ATGGAAATGCTGCATATCTTCTTATGGATTGTGTATCCATACTCGGTTGTGGCAATTGTAGCGATGGGTCTGGTCTGGCAGTACGATGCATCGAGAGAAGAAGGAACACGTTCGAAAGCAGGGAGGCTTCTGCTCGGCGTCGTCAAAATACTTATGGCTGCCAGCACAGCAACTGGAATTGCCATCGTGCTGTCGAGCAGCATTGCTTACGAACCGGTATTGCTGTTTAGATGGCTCATCAGCCTAGCGCAACTGCAGCCGGACAGGAGCCTGGTCACTGACGTTTCCATACTCTCAAAGGTGCATTTTATTGTGGTATTCCTATTCCTGTTGAGTCTGGCATTCACGAAGGAAATTTACTATTTGCTAAAACCGCATTTATATTTAAAAAAGATCTTTTTAAAGCTCCAGTTTGAAAGAAGAGGCTGA
- a CDS encoding YwiC-like family protein codes for MKLFMPKQHGAWAMLIIPFWLGAAASEIIWQHVPFFIGWLLLYLGTYPLLLMFKKKKIPFYRKWALIYIMPALAFLMVPLFTTPTIVSFGLAMIPFFLINAYFSAKNKDRALMNDLSAIVVFSIAGLASSYLPNGDINENAILVFASSILFFTGSTFYVKTMIREKKNSQFKWISWTYHLLVPVLWLAAGEIIVAVAAVPSLIRAVAFYGKSLSVMKVGIYEIVNAVLFFIIMLFAIL; via the coding sequence ATGAAATTATTTATGCCGAAACAGCATGGTGCCTGGGCGATGCTAATCATCCCTTTTTGGCTGGGAGCAGCAGCAAGTGAAATAATCTGGCAGCATGTCCCGTTTTTTATCGGATGGCTTTTATTATATTTAGGAACATATCCGCTACTATTAATGTTCAAGAAAAAGAAAATTCCATTCTATCGTAAATGGGCGCTCATTTATATCATGCCAGCGCTTGCGTTCCTGATGGTTCCGTTGTTCACAACGCCAACCATCGTAAGTTTCGGGCTCGCAATGATTCCGTTTTTCTTGATCAATGCGTATTTCTCTGCTAAAAATAAAGATCGTGCGCTGATGAATGATTTAAGCGCCATTGTTGTCTTTTCTATTGCCGGCCTGGCCAGCAGCTATCTGCCAAATGGGGATATCAATGAAAATGCAATTCTTGTCTTTGCATCCAGCATTCTATTTTTCACCGGAAGTACATTCTATGTAAAAACAATGATCCGCGAAAAGAAGAACAGCCAATTCAAATGGATTTCCTGGACATACCATCTTTTGGTCCCTGTTCTATGGTTAGCAGCAGGTGAGATCATCGTCGCTGTTGCCGCAGTGCCAAGCTTAATCAGAGCTGTAGCATTTTATGGCAAATCGCTATCCGTCATGAAGGTAGGGATATACGAAATCGTCAACGCCGTCCTGTTCTTTATCATCATGCTCTTTGCGATTTTGTAA
- a CDS encoding Crp/Fnr family transcriptional regulator encodes MLTATKLSPNLNRLFEKVHRIKSIDKGRFLFEEGNTAEELYIIQSGKFQISKMVPDGRELTIRMCSAGEFVGELALFSPASQHILNARASESGTVAVIPKEKLEAEIEKDSGLALELVKWLSLQHRKSQTRFRDLVLHGKKGALYSTLIRMVNSYGVKTEDGLKIDVSLTNQELANFCGTSREVVNRLLSDLRKSNIISIDKGFITVHALNRLKREIDCENCPVEICNIE; translated from the coding sequence ATGTTGACTGCAACAAAGTTGTCACCAAATTTGAATAGGCTTTTTGAAAAGGTCCACAGAATCAAGAGTATTGACAAAGGACGCTTTCTTTTTGAAGAAGGCAATACCGCGGAAGAGTTATACATTATTCAAAGCGGTAAATTTCAAATAAGCAAAATGGTTCCAGATGGCCGCGAGTTAACAATCAGGATGTGTTCAGCTGGCGAATTTGTTGGCGAGTTAGCTTTGTTCAGCCCGGCATCTCAACATATACTGAATGCCCGCGCCTCCGAAAGCGGGACAGTGGCAGTGATTCCAAAAGAAAAGCTAGAGGCTGAAATTGAAAAGGACAGCGGGCTGGCACTGGAGCTCGTAAAGTGGCTTTCCCTCCAGCACCGCAAATCGCAAACAAGGTTCAGGGATCTTGTGCTTCATGGAAAGAAAGGGGCTCTGTACTCAACGCTGATCCGGATGGTGAACAGTTACGGAGTCAAAACGGAAGATGGCTTAAAAATTGATGTATCACTGACAAACCAGGAACTAGCAAACTTTTGCGGCACATCACGCGAGGTCGTGAACAGATTATTGAGCGACCTGAGGAAAAGTAACATCATATCCATTGATAAAGGATTCATAACCGTCCATGCCCTCAATCGGCTAAAGCGAGAAATAGATTGTGAGAATTGTCCAGTTGAAATATGCAATATAGAATAG
- the argC gene encoding N-acetyl-gamma-glutamyl-phosphate reductase, which produces MKAAIIGTTGYGGGELIRILANHPYIKIHSIHTTRDEKPVSEEYPHLTGIFDKVLTKIETDKIAEESDIVFLATPSKVSGKLAESFLNKNIKVIDLSGDLRLKDPTAYEAWYKHESVDASILNQAVYGLSEWNREQIRNANLLANPGCYPTAALLGLAPVLTEKLIDSNSIIIDAKSGVSGAGRSPSMGTLYAELNENFKIYKVNEHQHIPEIEQQLSLWNEEEVNVTFSTHLIPITRGIMTTIYVQLKEELNTSRLLDLYKETYDGHPFIRVRKNGVFPSVKEVKGSNYCDIGLNSDSRTGRLTIVSVIDNLMKGAAGQAVQNANIMFGFEERAGLEMIPLYP; this is translated from the coding sequence GTGAAGGCAGCGATCATCGGTACTACTGGGTATGGAGGTGGAGAGTTGATCCGTATCCTTGCAAATCATCCATATATCAAAATCCATTCAATCCACACGACAAGGGATGAAAAACCTGTATCAGAAGAATATCCCCATTTAACTGGGATTTTTGATAAAGTCCTCACCAAGATTGAAACAGACAAAATCGCGGAGGAATCAGACATAGTGTTCCTTGCGACCCCTTCAAAAGTATCTGGAAAGCTTGCAGAATCATTTCTCAATAAGAACATCAAAGTTATTGATCTATCAGGTGATTTGAGATTGAAAGACCCAACAGCATATGAAGCTTGGTATAAGCATGAGTCGGTCGATGCCTCTATTCTGAATCAAGCGGTATACGGGCTTAGTGAATGGAATAGGGAGCAGATCAGGAATGCCAACCTGCTGGCTAACCCTGGCTGCTATCCTACGGCAGCTCTCCTCGGGCTGGCACCTGTGCTGACAGAAAAGCTGATTGATTCAAACAGTATCATAATCGACGCTAAATCTGGTGTTTCCGGGGCAGGAAGGTCTCCGTCAATGGGCACATTATATGCCGAGTTAAATGAAAATTTCAAAATTTATAAAGTCAACGAACACCAGCATATCCCTGAAATCGAGCAGCAGCTCAGCCTTTGGAACGAAGAGGAGGTTAACGTAACCTTCAGCACACATTTAATACCCATCACGAGGGGAATCATGACTACAATATATGTCCAGTTAAAAGAAGAATTAAATACTTCTAGATTGCTGGATTTATATAAAGAAACATATGATGGCCACCCCTTTATAAGAGTTAGGAAGAATGGCGTGTTCCCTTCCGTCAAAGAGGTCAAGGGATCGAACTACTGTGATATAGGATTGAATTCAGACAGCAGGACGGGAAGGCTGACGATTGTCTCAGTGATCGATAATCTAATGAAAGGTGCTGCAGGGCAGGCGGTTCAAAACGCTAATATCATGTTTGGATTTGAGGAAAGGGCAGGACTGGAAATGATTCCACTCTATCCATAA
- the argJ gene encoding bifunctional ornithine acetyltransferase/N-acetylglutamate synthase, whose protein sequence is MYQATTDKQLIKNIPDGGILTPKGFQCGGVHAGLRYTKLDLGMIVSEELASCAAVYTTSHFQAAPLVVTQESIAKEQLLQAIVVNSACANACTGEQGYQDALKMRSLAAEKIGVPEHHVAVASTGVIGEFMQMEKIQNGIGKLSVGKAIEDAKDFQTAILTTDTVMKSCCYSAEIDGVTVSMGGAAKGSGMIHPNMATMLGFLTTDAKVSSEHLTAALKEVTNTTFNQITVDGDTSTNDMVLVMANGTAGNQPLDPTHPDWTVFMELLKESCASLAKQIAKDGEGATKLIEISVAGAMSDEEARMIGKQIAGSNLVKTAVYGADANWGRIIGAIGQSPSSINPKTVDIYLGEMAMLKGSTPVDFDEDEAREYLLNDKVEIFVDLHLGDGKGMAWGCDLSYDYVKINASYRT, encoded by the coding sequence ATGTACCAGGCAACGACCGACAAACAGTTAATTAAGAATATCCCTGATGGAGGCATTTTAACGCCAAAAGGGTTCCAATGCGGTGGAGTACATGCAGGCTTGCGCTATACCAAGCTAGATTTAGGGATGATTGTAAGCGAGGAGCTGGCATCCTGTGCAGCGGTTTACACGACAAGCCACTTCCAGGCAGCGCCATTGGTGGTTACACAGGAAAGCATAGCAAAGGAGCAGTTGCTCCAGGCAATCGTCGTCAACAGTGCATGCGCAAATGCTTGTACCGGAGAACAAGGATATCAGGATGCCTTGAAAATGCGCTCACTGGCAGCAGAAAAAATTGGGGTTCCGGAACACCATGTTGCTGTAGCATCAACAGGTGTCATCGGTGAATTCATGCAAATGGAAAAAATTCAGAATGGTATCGGAAAGCTGTCAGTTGGCAAAGCAATTGAGGATGCCAAAGATTTTCAAACCGCAATCCTTACAACGGATACGGTAATGAAAAGCTGCTGTTACTCTGCTGAAATTGATGGGGTAACAGTGAGTATGGGAGGAGCAGCAAAAGGTTCAGGAATGATTCACCCTAATATGGCGACAATGCTTGGTTTCTTAACAACAGATGCAAAGGTCTCAAGTGAACATCTGACCGCCGCGTTAAAAGAGGTAACAAACACAACCTTCAATCAAATTACGGTGGACGGAGATACATCAACGAATGATATGGTGCTTGTGATGGCAAATGGTACTGCAGGGAATCAGCCATTGGATCCAACCCACCCAGACTGGACAGTTTTTATGGAACTGTTAAAAGAAAGCTGTGCTAGTCTTGCGAAACAGATTGCAAAGGATGGTGAAGGAGCAACTAAGCTGATTGAAATCTCAGTAGCTGGTGCAATGTCTGATGAAGAAGCTCGAATGATAGGAAAACAGATTGCAGGCTCCAACCTCGTCAAGACAGCAGTTTACGGCGCAGATGCGAACTGGGGGCGGATTATTGGGGCGATAGGCCAAAGCCCGTCTTCGATAAACCCAAAAACAGTCGATATCTACCTGGGTGAAATGGCTATGCTGAAGGGAAGCACACCCGTTGACTTTGATGAAGATGAAGCAAGGGAGTACCTGTTGAATGACAAGGTCGAAATATTCGTGGATCTCCATCTGGGAGATGGGAAAGGAATGGCATGGGGCTGCGACCTTTCCTATGATTATGTGAAAATAAATGCAAGCTATCGGACATAA
- the argB gene encoding acetylglutamate kinase — MQAIGHKGADQLETVVIKCGGSVLEDLNDNFFNSLKELIEDGFCPVIVHGGGPAINSMLELYKIETKFNDGLRVTCEKTMEIVEMVLSGQTNRQLCSMLTMHDFNALGINGSDGRCLQADFIDKEGLGFVGTITHVNTDLIMMAIHNGYIPVITPIGITEDGSKLNINGDYAAASIAKAIKAERCAFVTNVDGILINGELVSEMTDSQIESCITDGSIYGGMVPKVKSALSATKAGVDTAMIISGKKQFYKNNCWHGTAIAAQEEVYK, encoded by the coding sequence ATGCAAGCTATCGGACATAAAGGGGCGGATCAATTGGAGACGGTGGTCATTAAATGTGGTGGAAGTGTTCTGGAGGACCTTAATGACAATTTCTTTAATAGTCTTAAAGAATTGATCGAGGATGGGTTTTGCCCTGTCATTGTTCACGGTGGAGGTCCAGCGATTAATTCGATGCTTGAGTTATATAAAATCGAGACAAAATTCAATGATGGACTGCGTGTGACATGTGAAAAGACCATGGAAATCGTCGAAATGGTACTGTCGGGACAGACGAACCGGCAGTTATGCAGCATGCTGACGATGCATGATTTCAATGCTCTGGGCATCAATGGCAGCGATGGTCGCTGCCTTCAGGCAGACTTTATTGATAAAGAGGGTTTAGGATTTGTTGGAACCATTACGCATGTGAATACAGACTTGATTATGATGGCAATCCATAATGGCTATATTCCCGTGATTACTCCAATCGGGATCACGGAGGATGGCAGCAAGCTTAATATAAATGGCGATTATGCTGCTGCTTCGATTGCGAAAGCAATAAAGGCTGAACGCTGTGCATTTGTGACCAATGTTGATGGAATCCTGATAAATGGAGAGCTGGTCAGCGAAATGACGGATAGTCAAATAGAAAGCTGCATCACAGATGGAAGCATCTATGGAGGAATGGTTCCGAAGGTTAAGTCCGCATTATCAGCTACAAAGGCTGGCGTCGATACTGCCATGATCATTTCTGGCAAAAAGCAATTCTATAAAAATAACTGCTGGCACGGAACAGCGATTGCCGCACAGGAAGAGGTGTATAAATGA